The Ranitomeya variabilis isolate aRanVar5 chromosome 7, aRanVar5.hap1, whole genome shotgun sequence DNA window acatagggagcagtattatagtagttatattcttgtacataggggaagtattatagtagttatattcttgtacataggagcagtattatagtagttatattcttgtacataggagcagtattatagtagttatattcttgtacataggggcagtattatagtagttatattcttgtacatagggggcagtattatagtagttatattcttgtacataggagcagtattatagtagttatattcttgtacataggggaagtattatagtagttatattcttgtacatagggacagtattatagtagttatattcttgtacatagggagcagtattatagtagttatattcttgtacataggggaagtattatagtagttatattcttgtacataggagcagtattatagtagttatattcttgtacatagaggcagtattatagtagttatattcttgtacataggggcagtattatagtagttatattcttgtaacgaGCAGGCAGTATCATACATTTAACCGCACAAAAGTAAGACTAGTTGTAGTCCCTTTAATGTAAGCAGAGAAGCCCACCATAAACCCCTTTTGGACAAAAACTTCTGATTTTGACCAGCAGCCATCTGAGACAAATGAACACCTCTCCGGCACATTCTGCAGATCCAACACCCGATTGTTATCACATTTTTGGCAACTGAAAAGTAGGAAATAGTGAAAATCCTGCGACTTGAGTTTAAGAAAATGAATCCAGCTTTCCTGCGGCACAATGACAGTATAAGCGTTCAGGATGAATACGTTCGCTCGCCGCCATTCATATTTGTATCTGTTATTTCTCCAAAAACTGTTTTATCCTCCTTTCTTCAGCTTGTAAAGCCGCTTGGCAGGAACACACAGAGGATCAAACGGCCGTAATTATTACAAGACACGGGAAACGTTTTATTCTGCAAACGCTTCAAAACTGAGGTTTCCCTTCACAATTCAGAACAGCTGCTGGAGAAAAGTTAAACCAGAGCCCGGACTGTCACTTAGTCTGGCATCTGACACTTTGAaggcttaaagggaatgttcatcttTTAACACCGAGTTGTTTTACGTCCAGCACTCTGTGTTGATTTATTTCTCTTCATATCTTTATGTCAGTCAGATGTTTGTATTACTGACACAGAGCTCcagatcctcagcagcagagctggAAGCACAATAAAATCCTGGCTTCGTAAAgcgaccactagagggagtccaggAGCTCGCTGCATATTGCGTATGTACCAGATTGCAGCAAGCTCCTTAGCGCCCCCTTGTGGTGATTGCAGTAAGCCAAATTTTGATTTGAGTCTATGCATAGAAATTAGGAAAGTGGGAGCTGAGTATGACAAAAGTCTTACAGTCCCTCATGAGAAACAACCATGCGCCACTTTTAATATTGGTGTCATATTTAGCAAGGGGGTATTTTAGTTTCTTTGCCTCTAATAACTCTACTCCCCAATATTGTCATCACTGTTTGATGGTTGTTGAATGATACCTGCACTGAAAATTAATAATTGCCACGAATAAGAATGTTCCCATTTACTGACAGGATAAAGAGCTATTCAAACTATCCATGGCTAAAAAAAAGATTATTAGAAGTTATAGAACTTTCTAACATGCAAAGTTTTATCTATTTATCTAAGTGACACTGGACAGACCCATATAGGAGGTGAATAGGTCCCAATTCATAGACCCCACTGTATCTGCTCCTGTACTGGAAATGTCAGCATATGGGCCAAACACAAACACGGCAGCTCCGGAGAGAAAAAtgtcacattcagctctgctacatccacataaTAACTACATATGAGGTgtaatatatctattatctatcatctatctattatctattatctatctatcatctatctaccattatctatctatctgctatctattatctatctattgtctattatctatctatctatttatatattatctatctatctatctgctatctatctatctatctatctatctatctatctatctatcttctatctattatctattatctatctatctattttctatctatctatctatctatctatctatctatcttctatctattatctatctatctattatctatctatctattttctatctatctatctatctatctatctatctatcttctatctattatctatctatctattatctatctatctattttctatctatctatctatctatctatctatcatctatctatcatctattatctatcatctattatctatctatcatctattatctatcatctattatctatctatcatctattatctatctatttagttatcatctatctatctatctatctatctatctatctatctgttatccatctattatctatctatccactgGCAGACACATATAGCagagggcccttgtgcaagaacagtatatgggtcaACAGATCATCATTTTTCACATTTCACCTGCTTTGGAGATAGTATCGGCCCCCTCACCTCTTGggtccctgtgtggctgcacaatttgccccaatgatatgtccgcctttgatctatctatctattatctatctatctgtctgtctgtctttctatttCTCTGTGTATCCTTCTCCACACAGAAGTGCTAAATGGCAGCAGCCCTGGCGCAGTCCTACTGAGGTCCTAGATCGGCTCATATCATAAAAATCACATAACTTTGTTCATGTTTGTTATGGGGGGAGCTACATTATTATGACATATGTAAGGTTATGGGTCGCTGGTCTACCTGGCACCAATTTTTCAATTCCCTACAACTTGCCATTTTGTCCCATTAATGTGTTAAGAAGCCGCGGACATGTTGCACTAGCCCTAAATTTGCCCTCTATTACACGGGGCTCATTGACACCCATTGTTCAGCACCTTCTATACTCATCACAGTCACCTGGCCCCTACACCCTGGGCTTCTCCGCTAAACATCAGCACCTTCCATCTGAcagggcatgctgagagttgtagttttgcTCCAGTTGGAGAGCCAGACAGTATCATGCACATATCTTGTAACTTTACCTACCTGTACCACTCCAGACCCTTGTCATAGCACCTGTCAAAAAAGTGGggttcagcccccagtgccctaaCATCTGGGTGTATCCTTAGGAATTCCAGCAGAGCCCGGGTGCCCCCTTTCTTTACCCCCACAATGATTGCTTGGGGAAACTTCTTACTCCCGACATTGCTGTGCAGTAAGATGGCGCTGGGGGTCAGTTTATGGTGGGAGGTCTTGTTGCTGGACACTAATGAGTCTACTAATGCCACAGTGCCAGTGTGCGCCCCATCCTCGGCACCAGGGAGCAACGTGCCCAAAAGTGCAGCATTAGGGCCCAATGTGTCCTCCTGGGCATCCTCGGGGCCCAATATCTCCTCCTGGGCATCCTCGGGGCCCAATGTCTCCTCCTGGGCATCCTCGGGGCCCAATGTCTCCTCCTGGGCATCCTCAGAGCGCAGCAATTCCCCGGCACCGCTGATCCAGGGCTCCGCAGAGGCAGTCCGTCCGGGCGCAACCGACTGCGCAGCGCGCAAGGCTCCGACGCTCATCTGCGGGTCACAGCAAGAGCCGCTCAGGCAGTAGAAGAAGAAGGTGAACAAGCAGATCATAGTCAGCAGCAGGGACACTCTGGGCTGAGCCCTCAGTGGCCCCAGGTGCCCCGAAACAAGCCGACACCTTAGGATGCCACATCCCATGAGTGGGGCTGGGGACCAGGGAGGGCGCACATGGCACAGCGCTATCCCACACACCGAGCGGCGGAGGAGGAATCCCGGGCAGGACTGGGCAGCTCACAGGCTGAAGATCCCCAGCTGGCAGCAATGAAGACGCTACATCCTTAGGACGAGGCTGGAGAATCCCGGCTGTCTGGTGCTGAGGTGAGTGCTGCGGAGGGGCTGTCCAGGTGAGTGCTCTGGAGGTGAGTGCTCCGTAGGGGGCTGTCCAGGTGAGTGCTGCAGAGGTGAGTGCTGCGGAGGTGAGTGCTCCGGAGGGGGCTGTCCAGGTGAGTGCTGCAGAGGTGAGTGCTGCAGAGGTGAGTGCTGCGGAGGGACTGTCAAGGTGAGTGCTGCGGAGGGGCTGTCCAGGTGAGTGCTGAGTAGGTGAGTGCTCCGGAGGTGAGTGCTGCGGGTGAGTCTGCGCGGAGGGGCTGCCAGGTGAGTTGCGGAGGTGAGTCTGCGCGGAGGTGAGTGCTGCGGGGGGCTGTCCAGGTGAGTGCAGGCAGCACTGCTGACAGCAGAGGACTGGCAGCTCGGCACATGGGCTCACACACCAGGCTGTGCATGGATTGGGGGCTGGGGGAGTGTCAGGGGCAGCGATCGTCTTTCTGAGCCCTCATAGCCCCTCCTATTAGTGCAGGAGAAAGtctgtcctcatcctcatcctcctgaggGTAGTAGTGCTCCAGAGCTCAGTCAGGGGCAGGACAGGATTACAGGAGCTGCTCTGTGAGAATGTGGAGTCACAGGGGGGGAACCAGGATGGGTCTAT harbors:
- the HS3ST6 gene encoding heparan sulfate glucosamine 3-O-sulfotransferase 6; this translates as MGCGILRCRLVSGHLGPLRAQPRVSLLLTMICLFTFFFYCLSGSCCDPQMSVGALRAAQSVAPGRTASAEPWISGAGELLRSEDAQEETLGPEDAQEETLGPEDAQEEILGPEDAQEDTLGPNAALLGTLLPGAEDGAHTGTVALVDSLVSSNKTSHHKLTPSAILLHSNVGSKKFPQAIIVGVKKGGTRALLEFLRIHPDVRALGAEPHFFDRCYDKGLEWYRNLMPRTLDGQITMEKTPSYFVTPEAPRRIYNMSKDTKLIVVVRNPVTRAISDYTQTLSKTPSLPTFQALAFKNTSVGTIDTTWSAIRIGIYAKHLENWLQYFPLSKFLFVSGERLVSDPAGEMGRVQDFLGLKRVIIDKHFYFNKTKGFPCLKKPEGSGKPRCLGKSKGRPHPEIDKTLLLRLQEFYRPYNMKFYQMTGHNFGWD